GCGTTACGCCCTCCGTTTGCTCTGGATGCCTTTTCTGGTCACCTGGTTGTACTTTGGCTGGGCGCAAGGCCCCATCAAGGGCACCCCAGGGCAGGTTTACGAAGCCGAGTCGGCCTACAATTACATCGAAGTCATCGAGCGAGACGGCTACCGTTACCTGCGCCTCAACGAAGGGCAAGGCATTCACTCGGTGTACCATCCCACGGTGCTGCAATACAACGGGGCGTGGATGCATTTTTTGGCAGGGCCTTTTCTCAACGAACCCCCGTTCCTGCTCGCTGAAGTGCACCGCCTCGCCATTCTGGGCCTGGCCGGCGGCACGGTGGCACGCCAGGCCACGGCCATCTTTGGCCCCATCCCTATCGATGGTTACGAAATCGACCCAAAGGTGTTGGAGGTGGGCCGCCGCTACTTTGGTCTGGACGCCCTGCCCAACCTTCGCCCTTACGCCATGGACGCCCGGGTGGGCCTCCGGCGTTCGCCCTATCGTTACGATCTCATCGTGGTGGACGCCTACCGCCCGCCTTACATCCCTTGGCATCTGACCACCCGGGAGTTTTTCGGCGAAGTGTGGCAGCACCTGAGCACCCACGGCGTGCTGGCGATCAATGTGGGGCGGGCCGGTGAGGACCGTCGCCTGCAGGCTGCCCTCACGGCCACGCTCCTGCAGGTCTTTCCCACCGTTTATGCCATGGATGTGCCCGGCACGTTGAACACCATCCTCTACGCCACCGTTCAACCCGCCGATCCGGCCAACCTGGAGCAAAACCTGGCCCTCCTGTTGGCCAACCAACAAGGCGGCCCGCTGCTCTGGCAGGCCATCGCCGATGCAGTGGCCTATCCCGCCCCCATGCCGGTAGGAGACACGATTTTTACCGACGACCGCGCTCCGGTGGAAGCCCTGGTCAACGCCATGGTACTGGATTTCTTCCTCTGGGGGGAGATCCAAACCCTGGGGCCGGTGACCGAACCCTCAAATCCGGCAACCGGACCCTGAGGTCCGACTCCTCCCTCGGGGCAAGGACTCCCCCATCGATGGAGGCCCAATTCCGGAGGTCTGACTCATGCGCCAAGTCTTTTCCTGGCTGATCTCGCTGGCCGTCGTTCCGGTTCTGGTGGTGCTTGGCTTACGCCTGATGCTCACGCCCCTTTACATTCAAATCGAATATCGCCTGCCCGGCTTCCCCCC
This genomic window from Anaerolineae bacterium contains:
- a CDS encoding spermine synthase gives rise to the protein MRGFLSFAVFVAGVISLGVEFAASRLLEAVFGTSNLVWAAVIGLILLYLAAGYFLGGRVADRFPAPTVFYRLLAWGGLIVALVPVPARPLLYRAAAAFDRLQLGPLLGAFVVVLMLLSVPVTLLGMIAPFAVRLAVRTTEETGRVAGRLYALSTLGSFLGTYLTVLLLIPGLGTRRTFILLGGVLVLTGIVGLLLSNQPRYALRLLWMPFLVTWLYFGWAQGPIKGTPGQVYEAESAYNYIEVIERDGYRYLRLNEGQGIHSVYHPTVLQYNGAWMHFLAGPFLNEPPFLLAEVHRLAILGLAGGTVARQATAIFGPIPIDGYEIDPKVLEVGRRYFGLDALPNLRPYAMDARVGLRRSPYRYDLIVVDAYRPPYIPWHLTTREFFGEVWQHLSTHGVLAINVGRAGEDRRLQAALTATLLQVFPTVYAMDVPGTLNTILYATVQPADPANLEQNLALLLANQQGGPLLWQAIADAVAYPAPMPVGDTIFTDDRAPVEALVNAMVLDFFLWGEIQTLGPVTEPSNPATGP